The Aspergillus chevalieri M1 DNA, chromosome 5, nearly complete sequence genome includes a region encoding these proteins:
- a CDS encoding trehalose-6-phosphate synthase (CAZy:GT20;~COG:H;~EggNog:ENOG410QEIQ;~InterPro:IPR001830;~PFAM:PF00982;~go_function: GO:0003824 - catalytic activity [Evidence IEA];~go_process: GO:0005992 - trehalose biosynthetic process [Evidence IEA]), with translation MATATEHRERAHNLIFVSNRLPFTIKKEDGLIQQELSNGDLVTALAGLVKSSNIQWFGAPGIKVQNGEEKRRVGDKLKETNATAVFLEDTLAHEHYNVFSNSILWPILHYQSEMNFDERAWGSYQHVNEIFADTIAAEVKDGNLVWIHDYHLMLVPKMLRARLQQQGKDCKIGFTLHSPFPAQEFWRNMKVQGELVAGVLAGNVVGFHTDEYKRNFIKSCASVLGARTDVASHVDYDGHRTFVDTFTLGIDPQNFNDSMQDTRVLARIDELEEIYEGVNVILGVDRLDHTKKLLQKLQGYEYFFNAHPELIGKVTLIQILLPSAREDGDDYEELETEINRLTVEINEKYATEDWSPLVNLHHKITFIDLTSLMCVSNVCFMASRRGGMNLVASEYVACQENRHGVLVLSELSGAVSFTKAGSITFHPSKMNEISEAIYTAIMMGEGEKEERYNYLRCYVTTHTSARYGREFINSLSHRAQVGD, from the exons ATGGCAACCGCAACTGAACACCGCGAGCGAGCGCACAATCTAATATTCGTCTCAAACCGCCTGCCCTTCACCATTAAGAAAGAGGACGGGCTAATACAGCAGGAGCTCTCGAATGGGGATCTAGTAACCGCGTTGGCGGGGCTGGTCAAGTCCTCGAATATACAGTGGTTCGGGGCACCGGGGATCAAGGTCCAGAAtggggaggagaagaggagggtgGGTGATAAGTTGAAGGAGACGAATGCGACGGCGGTCTTTTTGGAGGATACGCTGGCGCATGAGCATTATAATGTGTTTTCAA ATTCGATCCTCTGGCCGATTCTGCACTACCAATCCGAAATGAACTTTGATGAGAGGGCTTGGGGATCGTATCAGCACGTGAATGAGATATTCGCTGACACGATCGCTGCAGAGGTCAAAGATGGGAATCTGGTTTGGATACATGATTACCATCTCATGCTTGTGCCGAAGATGCTACGAGCGCGGTTACAACAGCAAGGGAAAGACTGCAAGATCGGGTTTACTCTGCACTCGCCGTTCCCTGCGCAGGAGTTCTGGAGGAATATGAAAGTCCAGGGGGAACTTGTGGCTGGGGTGCTGGCGGGTAATGTGGTTGGGTTTCATACGGATGAGTATAAGCGGAATTTCATCAAGAGTTGCGCTAGTGTTTT AGGCGCACGAACTGATGTCGCCAGTCATGTTGACTATGATGGACACCGGACGTTCGTGGATACATTTACGCTTGGGATCGATCCGCAAAATTTCAACGATTCTATGCAGGATACCAGAGTGCTTGCCAGGATCGATGAGTTGGAAGAGATATACGAGGGCGTCAATGTCATTCTTGGGGTGGATAGACTGGACCATACGAAAAAATTATTGCAGAAATTGCAGGGCTACGAATACTTTTTCAACGCGCATCCGGAGCTAATTGGGAAGGTGACATTGATTCAGATACTCCTTCCCAGTgcaagagaagatggtgatgattACGAGGAACTCGAGACAGAGATCAACAGACTGACCGTGGAGATTAACGAGAAATACG CCACTGAGGATTGGTCCCCCCTCGTCAACTTACACCACAAAATCACCTTCATCGACCTCACATCCCTAATGTGCGTCTCCAACGTCTGCTTCATGGCCTCCCGCCGAGGCGGCATGAACCTCGTAGCATCGGAATACGTCGCCTGCCAGGAGAACAGACACGGAGTTCTCGTGCTGTCGGAGCTGTCAGGTGCAGTGTCGTTTACGAAAGCCGGGAGCATCACATTTCATCCGTCGAAGATGAATGAGATTTCAGAGGCGATTTACACGGCGATTATGAtgggggagggggagaaggaggagaggtATAATTATTTGAGGTGTTATGTTACGACGCATACGAG TGCGAGGTATGGACGAGAGTTTATAAATTCGCTGTCGCATCGTGCGCAGGTTGGTGATTGA